In Bacillus cytotoxicus NVH 391-98, the following are encoded in one genomic region:
- a CDS encoding cysteine hydrolase family protein → MKTALLLVDIQNDYFPNGKMELRNAVEASEYARQLLQYFRQTNQPIFHIQHVSFGDHATFFLPNTEGVHIHESVRPLQNETVILKHYPNSFRETNLLQKLQKLKIERIIICGMMTHMCIDATVRAAFDFGFHCTVIHDACATKDLLFKNATIPAVYIHNTILASLNEGYADVISTEEFLPV, encoded by the coding sequence ATGAAAACAGCACTGTTACTCGTTGATATTCAAAATGACTATTTTCCGAATGGAAAGATGGAATTACGTAATGCCGTAGAAGCTAGTGAGTACGCTCGTCAATTATTACAATATTTTCGACAAACAAACCAACCAATTTTTCATATTCAACATGTATCTTTTGGGGATCATGCAACTTTCTTCCTCCCCAATACAGAAGGTGTCCATATTCACGAAAGTGTTCGTCCCTTACAAAATGAAACGGTGATTTTAAAACACTATCCGAATAGCTTTCGAGAAACAAATCTATTACAGAAACTACAGAAATTAAAAATCGAGCGTATTATTATATGCGGAATGATGACACATATGTGTATTGATGCTACCGTGAGAGCTGCTTTTGATTTTGGGTTTCATTGCACCGTGATACATGATGCTTGCGCGACGAAAGACCTTCTCTTTAAAAATGCCACTATTCCCGCTGTCTATATTCATAACACCATTTTGGCAAGTCTAAATGAAGGATATGCTGATGTAATAAGTACAGAAGAATTTTTACCCGTCTAA
- a CDS encoding methionine ABC transporter ATP-binding protein, whose translation MISFTNVSKVYESGGEPVHAVEDVTLSIKKGEVFGIIGFSGAGKSTLLRLVNMLERPTSGKVSIDDKDITSLTTKELRQLRQRIGMIFQSFNLFNSRTVFGNIAYPLKLAKVPKNEIKERVNELLEFVGLEDKANYYPEQLSGGQKQRVGIARALATSPDILICDEATSALDPETTTEILNLLKKINKEYKLTILLITHEMQVVKEICHRVAVMEKGRVIEEGTLFDIFTKPKTKTTQNFVRSVVNDHLPESVLAKIQTGGQIYRLTFTGEETGQPVLSYIAKNYNVDVNVLYGNIIELQNVLFGNLLVELQGEQKEIQKALQYLRLQVQLKEVKAHAS comes from the coding sequence ATGATTTCTTTTACAAATGTAAGTAAGGTATATGAATCTGGTGGAGAGCCTGTTCATGCAGTAGAAGATGTAACACTTTCGATTAAAAAGGGAGAAGTATTCGGTATTATTGGGTTTAGTGGCGCTGGAAAAAGCACATTATTACGCTTAGTTAATATGTTAGAAAGACCGACTTCAGGGAAAGTTTCAATAGATGATAAAGACATTACATCTCTAACAACAAAGGAGTTACGACAGTTAAGACAAAGAATCGGAATGATTTTCCAAAGTTTTAATTTATTCAATTCAAGAACAGTGTTTGGGAATATTGCATATCCATTAAAGTTAGCGAAAGTACCGAAGAATGAGATAAAAGAAAGAGTAAATGAGCTGTTGGAATTTGTAGGATTAGAAGATAAAGCAAATTATTATCCAGAGCAATTGTCAGGGGGACAAAAACAACGTGTTGGAATTGCGAGAGCACTTGCTACATCACCAGATATTCTTATTTGTGATGAAGCAACATCGGCATTAGATCCTGAAACAACCACAGAAATTTTGAATCTATTAAAGAAAATAAACAAAGAATATAAATTAACAATTCTCCTCATTACACATGAAATGCAAGTTGTGAAAGAAATTTGTCACCGCGTGGCAGTTATGGAGAAAGGGAGAGTCATTGAAGAAGGGACATTATTTGATATCTTTACAAAACCAAAAACAAAAACGACTCAAAATTTTGTTCGTTCTGTTGTGAATGACCATTTACCAGAAAGTGTACTAGCAAAAATTCAAACTGGTGGACAAATTTATCGATTAACATTTACGGGTGAAGAGACAGGACAGCCGGTATTATCGTATATTGCCAAAAATTATAATGTGGATGTAAATGTGCTCTACGGAAACATTATTGAATTACAAAATGTGTTATTTGGAAATCTTCTTGTAGAACTGCAAGGTGAACAAAAAGAAATTCAAAAAGCCTTACAATATCTCAGACTGCAAGTACAACTGAAGGAGGTTAAAGCACATGCGAGTTGA
- a CDS encoding methionine ABC transporter permease codes for MRVDWSIFWPRILDATGDTLLMVIVTLIFAAILGIPLGLLLYVTRKGNFLENKLVFSILNIVINTIRPIPFIIFLVALSPITRTVIGTTIGTAAAIFPMTLVASIGIARMVETNLVSVPKGVIEAAQAMGASPLRIVFEILVPEALAPLILGVTFMTVGLIEFSAVAGLVGGGGLGDLAMTYGYQRFDTSVMFVTVVLLIILVQLAQHLGNYFSKIFLRRS; via the coding sequence ATGCGAGTTGATTGGAGTATATTTTGGCCACGGATTCTCGATGCGACAGGGGATACCCTTTTAATGGTAATTGTAACTCTTATATTCGCCGCAATACTAGGTATACCTCTAGGTTTACTTTTATATGTGACAAGGAAAGGTAATTTTTTAGAAAATAAATTGGTCTTTTCTATTCTTAATATTGTTATTAATACGATTCGTCCAATTCCGTTTATTATCTTTTTAGTAGCTTTAAGTCCCATTACAAGAACTGTTATTGGAACAACAATCGGAACAGCTGCAGCGATTTTTCCAATGACACTTGTTGCTTCGATTGGAATTGCCAGAATGGTAGAAACAAATCTTGTTTCAGTACCGAAAGGAGTAATCGAGGCAGCGCAAGCAATGGGGGCATCACCATTAAGAATTGTGTTTGAAATTCTTGTTCCGGAGGCATTGGCACCATTAATTTTAGGGGTTACGTTTATGACTGTTGGCTTAATTGAGTTTTCAGCAGTGGCTGGGCTTGTTGGTGGCGGTGGTCTTGGTGATTTAGCAATGACATATGGTTATCAACGCTTTGATACATCGGTTATGTTCGTGACAGTTGTATTGCTTATTATTCTTGTACAATTAGCTCAACATCTAGGGAATTATTTCTCGAAAATATTTTTAAGAAGGTCATAA
- a CDS encoding MetQ/NlpA family ABC transporter substrate-binding protein, giving the protein MKKILAFALSAIVGITALSGCSNGDAEAKEKEKVVRIGVTGTDGEAWSILQKKAEKEGMKIKLVEFSDYTTPNKALADGDIELNAFQHIAFLEQFKKEHKLDITAVGTTQIAPMGLFSEKYKKPNDIPNGSEIAIPNDPTNQARALKLLDAAGLLKLKKDFGLFGDPSGIAENPKKLKITPVIAQQTPRVLKDVAASVINNGVAGQAGLNPAKDPIFLEDPKNDSAKAYINIFAARTKDKDDPTIKKVIKLYHSKEVTDAIKKETKDGSISVDLSLDEIEKIVK; this is encoded by the coding sequence ATGAAAAAGATATTAGCATTTGCATTATCAGCAATTGTAGGAATTACCGCTTTGAGTGGTTGCTCAAATGGGGATGCTGAAGCGAAAGAAAAGGAGAAGGTCGTTCGCATCGGTGTAACAGGAACGGATGGAGAAGCTTGGAGCATCCTTCAGAAGAAAGCTGAGAAAGAAGGTATGAAAATCAAACTTGTGGAGTTCTCTGATTATACAACGCCAAATAAAGCATTAGCTGATGGGGATATTGAATTGAATGCATTTCAACATATTGCCTTTTTAGAGCAGTTTAAAAAGGAACATAAATTAGATATTACAGCTGTAGGTACAACGCAAATTGCACCAATGGGATTATTCTCTGAAAAGTATAAAAAACCAAATGACATTCCAAATGGTTCAGAAATTGCTATTCCGAATGATCCAACGAATCAAGCACGTGCCTTAAAACTTCTTGATGCAGCGGGCCTATTAAAATTGAAAAAAGATTTCGGTTTATTCGGCGATCCAAGTGGTATTGCTGAAAATCCAAAAAAATTAAAAATTACACCAGTTATTGCACAGCAAACCCCTCGTGTATTAAAGGATGTAGCAGCTTCCGTTATTAACAATGGTGTAGCTGGTCAAGCTGGTTTAAATCCTGCGAAAGATCCTATTTTCTTAGAAGATCCAAAAAACGACAGTGCGAAAGCGTATATTAACATCTTCGCAGCTCGTACGAAAGATAAAGATGATCCAACAATCAAAAAAGTGATTAAATTATACCATTCAAAAGAAGTAACAGATGCAATTAAGAAAGAAACGAAGGATGGTTCGATCTCAGTAGATCTTTCACTTGATGAAATAGAAAAAATTGTTAAATGA
- a CDS encoding HXXEE domain-containing protein — MIKTPKAKHVSTNMIIWIIPLLFFIHNLEESISMPQYLANQFSINFINTHQFLIAICILTTIVLLFIILYQLHIISSIYWIIFIQGAIFFNAVQHMILFFMYRAYNPGVISAFIIVLFSLYLFSLIQVPKKKLVLILIFSLLSYPSMIWITLYLASFFD, encoded by the coding sequence TTGATTAAAACACCTAAAGCGAAACATGTATCTACCAATATGATAATTTGGATTATTCCCTTATTATTTTTCATTCATAATCTTGAAGAATCTATTAGTATGCCTCAATATCTCGCTAATCAATTCTCTATCAACTTCATAAATACGCATCAATTTCTAATAGCAATTTGTATATTAACAACCATTGTTCTGCTCTTTATCATTCTCTATCAACTTCATATTATCTCTTCTATTTACTGGATTATTTTCATACAAGGTGCTATTTTCTTTAACGCTGTTCAACATATGATTTTATTTTTCATGTATCGCGCATACAACCCTGGAGTGATATCAGCATTTATCATTGTACTATTTTCCCTCTACTTATTTTCTTTAATACAAGTTCCAAAAAAGAAACTAGTCCTTATACTAATTTTCAGCTTACTCTCCTATCCTTCTATGATTTGGATCACCTTATATTTAGCTAGTTTCTTTGACTAA
- a CDS encoding YiaA/YiaB family inner membrane protein, producing the protein MRRRNTQAFTFLAWTSFVCALSGMLIGIYTLDETLSVKGYYLIGTLFLTMSCFVLQKTIRDNEEDNERFPKNKPLDKE; encoded by the coding sequence ATGAGAAGGAGAAATACGCAAGCGTTCACGTTTTTAGCATGGACTTCGTTTGTTTGTGCGCTTTCAGGTATGTTGATTGGTATTTATACACTAGATGAAACGCTTAGTGTAAAAGGATACTATTTAATAGGTACATTGTTTTTAACAATGTCATGTTTTGTACTTCAAAAAACAATTCGTGATAATGAAGAAGATAACGAAAGATTTCCGAAAAATAAACCATTAGATAAAGAGTGA
- the gatC gene encoding Asp-tRNA(Asn)/Glu-tRNA(Gln) amidotransferase subunit GatC, protein MSRISVENVKHVAHLARLAITDQEAEKFQKQLDAIVTFAEQLNELDTTNVKPTTHVLTMRNVMREDVPEQGLPVEEVLKNAPDHKENQIRVPAVLE, encoded by the coding sequence GTGTCAAGAATTTCCGTTGAGAATGTAAAGCATGTAGCGCATTTAGCGCGTCTTGCCATTACAGATCAAGAAGCAGAAAAGTTTCAAAAACAACTCGATGCAATTGTTACTTTTGCAGAACAGTTAAATGAATTGGATACAACAAATGTCAAACCAACAACTCACGTATTAACGATGAGAAATGTTATGCGTGAAGATGTACCAGAACAAGGTTTACCAGTAGAAGAAGTATTAAAAAATGCACCGGATCACAAAGAGAATCAAATCCGTGTTCCAGCAGTATTAGAATAG
- the gatA gene encoding Asp-tRNA(Asn)/Glu-tRNA(Gln) amidotransferase subunit GatA, with protein sequence MSLFDHSVSELHKKLNNKEISVTDLVEESYKRIADVEDNVKAFLTLNEENARAKAKELDAKIGAEDNGLLFGMPIGVKDNIVTKGLRTTCASKMLANFDPIYDATVVQKLNEADTITIGKLNMDEFAMGSSNENSGFYATKNPWNLEYVPGGSSGGSAAAVAAGEVLFSLGSDTGGSIRQPAAYCGVVGLKPTYGRVSRYGLVAFASSLDQIGPITRTVEDNAYLLQAISGVDRMDATSANIEVGNYLAGLTGDVKGLRIAVPKEYLGEGVGEEARESVLAALKVLEGMGATWEEVSLPHSKYALATYYLISSSEASSNLSRFDGVRYGVRSDNVNNLMDLYKNTRSEGFGDEVKRRIMLGTFALSSGYYDAYYKKAQQVRTLIKNDFENVFANYDVIIGPTTPTPAFKVGEKIDDPMTMYANDILTIPVNLAGVPAISVPCGFGANNMPLGLQIIGKHFDEATIYRVAHAFEQATDYHTKKASL encoded by the coding sequence ATGTCATTATTTGATCATTCTGTATCAGAGTTACATAAGAAATTAAACAACAAAGAAATTTCCGTTACGGATTTAGTAGAAGAGTCTTACAAACGTATTGCGGATGTTGAAGATAACGTAAAAGCGTTTCTTACATTAAATGAAGAAAACGCACGTGCGAAAGCGAAAGAATTAGATGCAAAAATTGGTGCTGAAGATAATGGTCTATTATTCGGTATGCCAATCGGTGTTAAAGATAACATTGTAACAAAAGGTCTTCGTACAACTTGTGCAAGCAAAATGTTAGCAAACTTTGATCCAATTTATGATGCGACAGTTGTGCAGAAGTTAAACGAAGCTGACACAATTACAATCGGTAAATTAAATATGGACGAGTTTGCAATGGGTTCTTCCAATGAAAACTCTGGTTTTTATGCTACGAAAAATCCATGGAATTTAGAATATGTTCCAGGTGGCTCTAGCGGTGGTTCTGCAGCAGCAGTTGCAGCAGGAGAAGTATTATTCTCTCTAGGTTCTGATACCGGCGGTTCCATCCGTCAGCCAGCTGCATATTGCGGTGTTGTAGGTTTAAAACCAACTTATGGACGTGTATCTCGTTATGGTTTAGTCGCATTTGCATCTTCACTTGATCAAATCGGACCAATTACACGTACTGTAGAAGACAATGCGTACTTATTACAAGCTATTTCAGGTGTTGACCGTATGGATGCAACTTCTGCAAATATTGAAGTAGGTAACTATTTAGCTGGTTTAACAGGCGATGTAAAAGGTTTACGTATTGCTGTACCAAAAGAATATTTAGGAGAAGGTGTTGGTGAAGAAGCTCGTGAGTCCGTACTAGCTGCTTTAAAAGTGTTAGAAGGTATGGGCGCAACTTGGGAAGAAGTATCCCTTCCGCACTCTAAATACGCGCTAGCAACGTACTACTTAATTTCTTCTTCTGAAGCGTCTTCTAATCTGTCACGCTTTGATGGCGTACGCTACGGTGTTCGTTCTGATAATGTGAATAACTTAATGGATCTTTACAAAAATACGCGTAGTGAAGGGTTCGGAGACGAAGTAAAACGTCGTATTATGCTCGGTACATTTGCACTTAGCTCTGGTTACTATGATGCATATTACAAAAAAGCACAACAAGTACGTACATTAATTAAAAATGACTTTGAAAATGTATTTGCAAATTACGATGTGATTATTGGACCAACAACGCCAACTCCAGCGTTTAAAGTAGGCGAAAAAATTGATGATCCAATGACAATGTATGCAAATGACATTTTAACAATCCCAGTAAACTTAGCAGGTGTTCCAGCGATTTCTGTTCCATGTGGATTCGGCGCTAATAATATGCCGCTTGGTTTGCAAATCATTGGTAAACATTTCGATGAAGCGACAATTTACCGCGTTGCACATGCATTTGAGCAAGCAACAGACTATCATACAAAAAAAGCAAGTCTGTAA
- the gatB gene encoding Asp-tRNA(Asn)/Glu-tRNA(Gln) amidotransferase subunit GatB translates to MNFETIIGLEVHVELKTNSKIFSASPTEFGADPNTQTSVIDLGYPGVLPTLNKEAVNFAMKAAMALNCEIATETKFDRKNYFYPDNPKAYQISQFDKPIGQNGWIEIEVGGQKKRIGITRLHLEEDAGKSTHTGEGYSLVDYNRQGLPLIEIVSEPDMRTPEEAYAYLEKLKSIIQYTGVSDCKMEEGSLRCDANISLRPVGQEKFGTKAELKNLNSFTYVQKGLEFEQARQEKELLSGGIIQQETRRYDEATKKTILMRVKEGSDDYRYFPEPDLVELYIDEEWKEQVRASIPELPDARKARYVAELGLPAYDAHVLTLTKEMSDFFEETVAGGADAKLASNWLMGEVLAYLNKQQKELKDVALTPAGLSKMIQLIEKGTISSKIAKKVFNELIEKGGDPEEIVKAKGLVQISDEGTLRKIVTEILDNNAQSIEDFKNGKDRAIGFLVGQIMKATKGQANPPLVNKILLEEINKR, encoded by the coding sequence ATGAATTTTGAAACAATTATTGGTTTAGAGGTTCACGTTGAGTTAAAAACAAATTCGAAAATTTTCTCTGCGAGTCCAACAGAATTCGGAGCGGATCCAAATACACAAACAAGTGTAATTGATTTAGGATACCCAGGGGTACTTCCAACTTTAAACAAAGAGGCAGTAAACTTTGCAATGAAAGCTGCAATGGCTTTAAACTGTGAAATCGCAACAGAAACGAAGTTTGACCGCAAGAACTATTTCTATCCAGATAATCCGAAAGCATACCAAATCTCTCAATTTGATAAACCAATTGGGCAAAATGGTTGGATTGAAATCGAAGTAGGTGGTCAAAAGAAACGAATCGGTATTACTCGTCTTCATTTAGAAGAAGATGCAGGTAAATCAACACATACAGGTGAAGGTTACTCATTAGTAGACTACAATCGTCAAGGCCTTCCGTTAATTGAGATCGTATCTGAGCCAGATATGCGTACGCCAGAAGAAGCATATGCATACTTAGAAAAATTAAAATCAATCATTCAATACACTGGTGTATCTGATTGTAAGATGGAAGAAGGTTCTCTTCGCTGTGATGCAAACATTTCTCTTCGTCCAGTAGGGCAAGAGAAGTTTGGTACAAAAGCAGAACTAAAAAACTTAAACTCTTTCACTTATGTTCAAAAAGGTCTTGAGTTTGAACAAGCTCGTCAAGAAAAAGAATTACTATCCGGTGGTATTATTCAACAAGAAACACGTCGTTATGATGAAGCTACAAAGAAAACAATCTTAATGCGTGTAAAAGAAGGATCTGACGATTATCGTTACTTCCCAGAACCGGATTTAGTTGAACTTTATATTGATGAGGAATGGAAAGAACAAGTTCGTGCTTCCATTCCTGAACTTCCAGATGCTCGTAAAGCACGTTATGTTGCAGAACTTGGTCTGCCAGCTTACGATGCACACGTATTAACATTAACAAAAGAAATGTCTGATTTCTTTGAGGAAACAGTTGCAGGCGGTGCAGATGCGAAGTTAGCATCAAACTGGCTAATGGGTGAAGTGCTTGCATATTTAAACAAACAACAAAAAGAATTAAAAGATGTAGCTTTAACACCTGCTGGGCTATCTAAAATGATTCAATTAATCGAGAAAGGTACGATTTCTTCTAAAATTGCGAAGAAAGTATTTAACGAGTTAATTGAAAAAGGTGGAGACCCAGAAGAAATCGTGAAAGCAAAAGGTCTTGTTCAAATTTCTGATGAAGGTACACTTCGTAAGATTGTAACAGAAATCCTTGATAATAATGCACAATCTATTGAAGACTTTAAAAACGGTAAAGACCGTGCAATTGGTTTCTTAGTTGGTCAAATTATGAAAGCGACAAAAGGACAAGCAAACCCACCGCTTGTGAATAAAATCTTACTAGAAGAAATAAATAAGCGATAA
- a CDS encoding diacylglycerol kinase produces MMKRARIIYNPTSGRELFKKHLPEVLQKLEQAGYETSCHATTGPGDATIAARQAAKRKFDVVIAAGGDGTLNEVVNGLVEQEHRPKFGIIPVGTTNDFARAIGVPRSIEEAADIICEGKTVPLDLGRANDTYFINIAGGGRITELTYEVPSKLKTVLGQLAYYLKGIEMLPSLHPTYVEIEYDGKLLQEEITMFLITNTRSVGGFEKVAPYASINDGLFDLLVLKKGSIADLIKAATQAQRGEHINNPKVLYTQANRIKVHSPDKLMINLDGEYGGDAPMEFENIYHCLELFVPEQKEDAL; encoded by the coding sequence ATGATGAAACGAGCAAGAATAATTTATAATCCTACTTCTGGTCGTGAGTTATTTAAAAAGCATTTACCAGAAGTATTACAGAAATTAGAACAAGCTGGATATGAAACATCTTGTCACGCGACAACAGGGCCTGGAGACGCAACAATTGCGGCAAGGCAAGCGGCAAAGCGTAAATTTGATGTAGTCATTGCAGCAGGCGGTGATGGGACTTTAAATGAAGTGGTAAATGGTTTAGTAGAGCAAGAACATCGTCCGAAGTTTGGAATTATTCCAGTTGGAACAACGAATGATTTTGCACGTGCTATTGGTGTCCCACGTTCTATTGAAGAAGCGGCAGATATTATCTGTGAAGGGAAAACGGTCCCGTTAGATCTTGGTAGAGCAAACGATACATATTTTATTAATATTGCTGGAGGCGGACGTATTACAGAGTTAACGTATGAAGTGCCGAGCAAATTAAAAACAGTGCTAGGACAATTAGCATATTACTTAAAAGGAATTGAAATGTTACCGTCATTACATCCAACGTATGTTGAGATTGAGTATGATGGAAAGTTGCTGCAAGAAGAAATTACGATGTTTTTAATTACAAATACACGTTCAGTAGGTGGATTTGAAAAGGTAGCACCATATGCTTCTATTAATGATGGGTTATTTGACTTGTTAGTACTGAAAAAAGGATCAATAGCGGATTTAATTAAAGCGGCAACTCAAGCGCAGCGCGGTGAGCATATTAACAATCCAAAAGTATTATATACGCAAGCAAATCGTATTAAGGTGCATTCGCCTGATAAGTTAATGATCAACTTAGATGGTGAATACGGTGGAGATGCACCGATGGAGTTTGAAAACATCTATCATTGCTTAGAACTATTTGTTCCTGAGCAGAAAGAGGACGCCTTATAA
- a CDS encoding SAM-dependent methyltransferase produces the protein MVEEMFYRKILENLFSDPIEVTLWDGKTVQYGEGEPLFQITFHKPLSKKELANDPSIAFGEAYMNGDIELKGDLEKAIESIYKSQESFLGNSKLQYFTSKWNFSKKKNKEDITHHYDIGNDFYKLWLDDTMTYSCAYFQHPDDPLTTAQHNKVNHILKKLNLRKGDTLLDIGCGWGELITAAAKQYGVKAMGVTLSEEQYAKTTEKIKQEGLTDLVEVALLDYRDITNRKFDKIVSVGMIEHVGKDRITEYFHTVNRLLADGGVSVLHCITSPTDGATNGWIEKYIFPGGYVPSVSELITNITNQKMFLVDVESLRRHYGKTLEHWAKNFENALDEIRKTKDERFIRMWRLYLNACAASFYTGNIDLHQFVFTKGINDDIPWTRAYMYDTKQ, from the coding sequence ATGGTTGAAGAAATGTTTTATCGAAAAATATTAGAAAATCTCTTTTCAGACCCTATTGAAGTGACACTTTGGGATGGAAAAACAGTTCAATATGGTGAAGGAGAACCTCTATTTCAAATTACATTCCATAAACCCCTTTCCAAAAAAGAACTTGCCAACGACCCATCGATTGCATTCGGCGAAGCTTATATGAATGGAGATATTGAATTAAAGGGTGATCTTGAAAAAGCGATTGAGTCCATTTACAAGAGCCAAGAAAGCTTTTTAGGAAATAGTAAGTTGCAATACTTCACAAGTAAATGGAATTTTTCAAAGAAGAAAAACAAAGAAGACATTACTCATCACTATGATATTGGAAACGACTTTTATAAATTATGGCTTGATGACACAATGACGTATTCTTGTGCTTATTTTCAGCATCCTGATGACCCCTTAACAACAGCTCAACATAATAAAGTAAATCACATTCTAAAAAAATTAAATCTGCGTAAAGGAGATACTTTGTTAGATATCGGATGCGGATGGGGAGAACTGATTACAGCAGCCGCGAAACAATATGGCGTGAAGGCAATGGGCGTAACATTAAGTGAAGAACAATACGCAAAAACTACTGAAAAAATTAAGCAAGAAGGCCTTACTGATTTAGTGGAAGTTGCCTTACTTGATTATCGTGACATTACAAATCGCAAGTTCGACAAAATTGTAAGTGTTGGTATGATTGAACATGTGGGAAAAGATCGTATTACTGAATATTTTCATACAGTAAATCGTCTATTAGCAGACGGTGGTGTTTCTGTACTACATTGTATTACTTCTCCAACAGATGGAGCTACAAATGGATGGATTGAAAAATATATCTTCCCTGGCGGATACGTTCCATCTGTTAGTGAATTAATTACAAACATCACGAATCAAAAAATGTTCCTCGTGGATGTGGAAAGTTTACGAAGACACTACGGTAAAACATTGGAACACTGGGCCAAAAATTTCGAAAATGCACTTGATGAAATTCGCAAAACGAAAGATGAACGCTTCATCCGGATGTGGCGCCTCTATTTAAATGCTTGCGCAGCTTCATTCTATACTGGCAATATCGACTTACACCAATTCGTATTTACTAAAGGGATTAATGATGATATTCCATGGACACGCGCCTATATGTATGATACAAAGCAATAA
- a CDS encoding HAD family hydrolase, translating into MEKIKAILFDKDGTLMDFHSVWVKVAEELVAELIKVYDLPQSLQQTLLSEIGVEENFVHPESALAAGTSRDVAKVFCEYISSEKEENMSQWVSQQLFTLMYEHRSHMKMTANIPEILQALKDREFILGVVTADDLAPTELFLKQYQLESFFDCIITSDTFPAQKPDKKIIEFICERFHLIPSEIAVIGDTPTDLHLAKNSGDCYAIGVLSGTGDYQTLAPLADLILDSVGDLISSSGTLLFEQVKPNR; encoded by the coding sequence ATGGAGAAGATCAAAGCAATATTATTTGATAAAGATGGTACATTAATGGATTTTCATTCCGTTTGGGTAAAAGTGGCCGAAGAACTTGTCGCTGAGCTTATAAAGGTATATGATTTACCACAATCTTTACAACAAACGCTTTTAAGTGAAATAGGTGTAGAAGAAAATTTTGTTCATCCTGAGAGTGCCTTAGCAGCTGGAACAAGTCGTGATGTAGCAAAAGTATTTTGTGAATATATTTCATCAGAAAAAGAAGAGAATATGTCTCAGTGGGTGAGTCAGCAATTATTTACTCTTATGTATGAACACCGCTCTCATATGAAAATGACCGCGAATATTCCGGAAATTTTGCAAGCGTTGAAAGATAGAGAATTTATTTTAGGTGTTGTAACAGCTGATGATTTAGCGCCAACAGAATTATTCTTGAAGCAATATCAATTGGAATCTTTCTTTGATTGTATAATTACTTCTGACACTTTCCCAGCACAAAAACCAGATAAAAAAATTATAGAATTCATTTGCGAAAGATTTCATCTCATACCGTCAGAAATTGCTGTTATTGGAGATACCCCAACAGATTTACATTTAGCGAAAAATAGCGGGGATTGTTATGCGATTGGTGTGCTATCTGGGACTGGGGATTATCAAACTTTAGCACCGCTTGCCGATCTTATATTAGATTCGGTAGGAGATCTAATTTCAAGTTCTGGTACACTTCTTTTTGAACAAGTAAAGCCTAATAGGTAA